Within Halorubrum lacusprofundi ATCC 49239, the genomic segment GGTCGTGCCGACGTTGAAGCCGTACCAGCCGAACGCCAGGATGAGGGTGCCGAGCACCGCGAACGTCATCGAGTGGCCGGGAATGACGTTCGTGGAGCCGTCCTTCGCGTAGCGGTCCATACGCGGTCCGAGCATGTACGCCGCCGTGAGGCCGGCGATGCCGCCGACGCCGTGGACGATCATCCCGCCCGCGAAGTCGGTGAACCCGAGCCCGCTCCCGCCGAGGAAGCCGCCGCCCCAAGTGACGCCCGCGACGACCGGGTAGATGACCGCGGAGATGGCGATCGTGTACGCCACGTACGCGCGGAGCTTCGCGCGACCGGCGACCGCGCCGGAGACGATGGTCGCCGCTGTCATCGCGAAGACGGCACCGAACAGCCAGCTGTTGATCCAATCGCCGTCGCTGAGAGCCGACGCCGGAGAGAACCCGCCGCCGCCCGCCACGCCTTCGATCCCGAAGCCGATCAGGAAGTACACGAGAACGCCGACCCCCCACGTGAGGAGGTTCTTCGTGAGCTGGTTCGCGACGTTCTTCGCGCGCACCTGCCCGGCCTCCAACATCGCGAAGCCGGCGTGCATGAAGAAGATCAGGAAACAGACCATCGCGACCCACATCAGGTTCACGCCCTCCGCGAGGACGCTCGGGTCGATGCTCGCGAGTACGCCGGTCGTCACGCGAGAGTCACCCCGAGTGAACGTTCGTCCGATAGACAGCGCGTTTCGTCCGTGTTCATGTTCTGAATCACGTTTCCACAGCGGGGAACGAGAATACATAAACGTTTGAGTTGACTTTCACAAGAAATAGGATTGATTATACGAGAGTCGTTAAATATAAGACCAAATAGATGTTATATAAGGACATATATTCCGGACTTCGTTGGCAATCTTTGCGTTCGAAGCGGACGAATGTTTTGTCAGCTTATTGTTAATATCTGCCGGATCGGGCGTTTTCGGGCCTCGAAGTGCCGTGCGCGGTGCTGGGTGGAAATACTTGCCGCCCCGACGATCGTCGTGATACACACGAGACGACCAGATCGGGACGGTATCGGGCGTCTCTGCCGGGTTCTTGAGAAAATGACGTTTGTCAACCCGGGCGGGAGTTCGTCGACCGACCCGGTCACCCGCGCCACGAACACACCTGGTTCGCCGCGTGTTCCCGAGAAACAGGTTCGAAACGGTATCGAGTGCGGCCGGACACGCGGTAGTGAACTCGGCCGATCGATCTCCGGGGAGGTGGCCCGTTACTCCGGCTTCAGTCCTTCGCCTTGGACGCGCATCACGGCCTCGCCGTCGGCGAGGTTCGGCGCGTCGACGAGCCGGACGATCCGCTTGTTGCCCTTCGACTTACGGAGGTACATTCGGAACGTGGAGGCGTGACCGAGGATGTTACCGCCGATCGCTTGCGTCGGATCGCCGAAGTAGGAGTCGGGGTTCGACGCGACCTGGTTGGTGACGAGGATGGCAGTGTTGAACAGGTCGCCGATCCGCATCAGGTCGTGGAGGTGCTTGTTGAGCTTCTGCTGGCGGTCGGCGAGCTCCCCCCGACCGACGTACTCGGCGCGGAAGTGGGCGGTCAGCGAGTCGACGCAGACGATTCGGATGGGCCACTCGCTCTCTTCGAGTTCGCCGGCGAGCTCCTTGGCCTTCTCTGCGAGCAGGATCTGGTGGTTGGAGTTGAACGCCTTGGCGACGTGGATCTGGTCCAAGAACGCCGCGATCAGCTCCTCCATCGCCTCCTCGTCGTTCGGCGTGCCCTCAATCTCACGGCGCTCCATCTCGTCGGCGAGAATATCGTCGTCAAGCCCACGGACCATGTCGTCGATCCGCTCCGGGCGGAACGTGTCCTCGGAGTCGACGAAGATACAACCGCCGTCGAGGCCGCCGTGCTCCGCCGGGAGCTGAACGTTGACGGCCATCTGGTGGGTCACCTGTGACTTCCCGGAAGCGAACTCGCCGTACACCTCGGTGATCGACTGCGTCTCGATGCCGCCCCCGAGCAGGTCGTCGACCTCGTCGATCTGCCAGGAGAGCTTCCCGATCTCTTCGCGGCGCTCGAGTACGGTCGCGCCCGTCTCGAAGCCACCCACGTCGGCGGCGTCGCGGGCGGCGTTGATGATGTCGCTGGCGGATGATTCGCCGATGTCGGCGGTGTTCGACATCTCGCCGGGGCTCGCGACGGCGATCGACTGGTAGCTCTCGAATCCGTTCTCGACGAGCTTGTCTGCGGTGGCGGGGCCGACTCCGGGGAGGTCCTCGAGTTCGTCTTCAGGCATGTACACGACCCTTGTTCGCCATCCCGTATAAAGGCTGGTTTACACCCGAGTGAAAGTAAAGATTGGGTGGAAACCGCGCTCCGGAATGGCTCGACACCGTATATAAGGCTCCGGGCGGAATCACTGGAGCGGCGTCGCGGCGAAACTGGTCAAAATGAGAGCGGTCGGTCGATGGTGATCGCCTCGTTCCGTACCGTCCCGCCGCTTCAGAACCCGACGCGCCGGACGTACTCCAAATCGCGGATCTCGACGAGCAGATCGCCGGAGAGGTCGGTATCGGTGATCACGTACAGCTTCGGGTCGTCGGTGAATTCGGGGTCCTCGCTCAACACCTGGCGGATCGAGATGCCGTGGTCGGCCAGGATGCCGGTCACTTCGGCGACGATCCCGGCCTCGCCGGCGGCCGCGACCTCGATCGTGAGCACCGTGAGGTCCAGCACCGGGGCCAGATCCATCAGGCTCGGCACCGACGAGATGTTCGTGAAGATGCGCTTCAGTTCGGGGTCGGCCAGTATCGCGTCCGTCGTCGAGTCGACGACGCGGCGGTCGACGTCGAGCTCGCGCGCGATCCCGGTGTAGGGGATCTCGATCCCGCCGGAGACGACCCGTCCCTCCTCGTTGACGGAGAAGCCGCGCTCCAAGAACAGCCGGATCACGGCCTGCTGGCTGGGCGACCCCTCGAACTTCTCGAGGATCTCGTCGAACATTCGTTGCTACGGTGCTCGTCGCCGAGGGGTTAAAAAGCGGGGTACTGCGAAATCTCAGTTCGAGAGCGCCGAGTAGACGCCACCGAGAACCGTTCCGTAGACGACGTGGCCGACGAGGCTCTCGACGCCGATGTTCGGCAGCGGCGGCGCGCCCGGGAACCCGACGGCGCCCAGCCAGATCGGCATCACGATCACCGCGAGCGCGAGCCAGACGAGGAGACCGTAGCCCGCACCGACGCCGAGGCTCGTTCCGATCGAGTCGTCGAGGTCCGGCTTCAGAATCGCGATCGCGGCGAATCCGAGACCGATGACCGCGCCGTGGGACATGTGGATCGCCCAGCCGACGGCGCCGGCGGGCCCCTCGATGCCGTACATCGCCGGGATCGCCATCTCCAGTACACCGGGAGTCATCACCGACATCATCGCGCCGAAGACGAGGCCGCCGGCCAGTCCGCCGGCCACGCCGGCCCTCCAGTCACCGTGTTCTATCGAGACGTTCGTCGCTGTCGCGGTTTCGGTTGCCATAGCAGATTCTGTATCGGCGGATAACCGGTAATAACTGCCGGTAAAGTGTGTGCACAGTGCACACACCCCAAACAGATATGTTTACTGAAACGACTGTATCGGAAGGACGGTCACCCGGTCGACCACTTCCACCGCGCCACCCAACCCCTTTTAGCCGGTGGCGACGAATCACGTCCCGTGTCAGAAGCGCCGCATCTGCGGTTCTTCCCGTACGAGGAGCCGTACCCGAACCAGCGCGAGGCGATGGACAGGGTCGCCAACGCGCTGGACCGCGGGCAGGACGTGCTGTTCGAGGGCGCACCCGGGACGGGGAAGACCCTCTCCGCACTCGTGCCCGCCTTGGAACACGCCCGTGAACACGACCGCACGGTCGTCATTACGACCAACGTCCACCAGCAGATGCGGCAGTTCGTCGAGGACGCCCGCGCGATCACCCGCGAAACGCCCATCCGCGCGGTCGTATTTAAAGGGAAGTCGTCGATGTGCCACATCGACGTCGACTACCAGGAGTGTCAAACTCTCCGGGACACCACCCGCGAGATGGTGGAGACCGAGAGCGAGGTCCGCGAGCTGGAGACCCGCCAGCGCGAGCTGCTGGCCGAGAGCCGCGAGGGCGACGCGGGGGCGGCCGAGGCTCGCGAGTCGGTGATGGACGAGCTCGACGAGCTGGAGGCCGATATCGACGAGTACGACGCCGCAAACGTCTGTGCCCACTACCGAAATAACCTCGTCGAGGACACCGACGAGTTCTTCGGGTGGCTCTTCGAGGACGTTCGCACCCCAGAGGACGTGTACGCGTACGCGGACGAGCGTGAACTCTGCGGCTACGAGCTGCTGAAGGAGGGGATGGAGGGCGTCGATCTGGTGGTCTGTAACTACCACCACCTGCTGGATCCCAACATCCGCGAGCAGTTCTTCCGGTGGATCGACCGCGACCCCTCCGAGATAATCACCGTCTTCGACGAAGCCCACAACGTCGAGGACGCCGCCCGCGACCACGCCACCCGGACTCTCACCGAGAATACGCTCGACGCCGCCCTCGACGAACTCACGGAGAGCGACGACTCCCGCGCCGAGGCAGCCGAAAACGTCGTTCGCGCGTTCCGCGATGCCTTAGTCGAGACGCGCGACGATGCGCTCGGCGTCGGCAAGCACGAGTCGATCGGCGAGAATTGGGAGGATATCTCGATCGCCAACGACGACCGCCGTGACGACCTCACGCTTGCGTTCCTCCGCAACTACGAGGGGAAGGGGATCGACACGGAGACCGAGCTCGCCGTCCAGCTCGGACAGGCGCTCGACGAGGAGTACGAGCGCCGCTACCGCGACGGCGAGACCACGACCCGCACCGAGTGCCAGATCCTGCAGGCCGCCCGGTTCGTCTCGACGTGGATGGAGGAGGGCACGGAGCTCGGCCAGTACCCGGTCGTCTCCGTGCGCCGCGACGGCGCCACCGAGGAGGTGTACGGCCGCGCGGAGCTGTACACCTGCATCCCCCGTCGCGTCACCGAAGAGCTGTTCGACGAGGTCGCCGCCTCGGTGCTGATGAGCGCGACACTTCGTCCCTTCGACGTTACCAAGGACGTGCTCGGGCTGGAGGACGTGGCGTCGCTCGCGTACGGGATGGGATATCCCGAGGAGAACCGACGGACGTTCGCGGTCGATACGCCCCCGCTTTTCGCCTCCGAGCGTAACGACCCGGAGACGCAGGAGACGGTGGCGTCGCTGCTGCGCGACGCGATCCGCTTCACCCCGGGGAACACGCTCGCCTTCTTCCCCTCCTACGCCGAGGCCGAGCGCTACTACGAGCGGCTCGGAGGCGCCGACCTCGGCTCCCTCTACCTCGACGGTCCCGGCGAGGACGAGGAGAAACTTCGCCGGCGATTCGTCGAGAGCGACGACGCGACCCTCTTCACCTCCCTCTGGGGAACGCTCGCAGAGGGTGTGAGCTTCGACGGCGACGACGCTCGGACGGTCGTGGTCGTCGGGGTCCCCTATCCGCACCTCTCGGATCGGATGGAGGCGGTCCAGGATGCGTACAATCGGGTGTTCGCCGACCGCGACCGCTCTCGGGACCCCGGCTGGGCGTACGCGGTCGAGATCCCGACGATCCGTAAGACCCGACAGGCGATCGGTCGCGTGGTCCGCGGCCCGGACGACTTCGGCGTCCGGATCCTCGCGGACCGTCGATACACGTCCGCAGACATGGGGAAGTACTCGGTCCGCGGCGCGTTCCCGCCGGAGGAACGCGAGGAGCTACTCGATCTCGACCCGGAGAAGCTGAAGTTCGCGATGCTGAACTTCTACGGCGATCACGACGCCTACGACGGGGCGCCGCCGGAGCCGTGAGTCGGTGGCGGGTGAGAGTTGCCGACGGCGACCACTTCTCTACCCCGGCCGCGCCGCGAGCAGCACCGCGATCCCGAGCAGGACGATTCCGAGCAGCGTCGTGATCACCGCGTGGATCACGGTCATCCCGACCACGAGTCGGCGGGGCTGGTCGTAGCTCCACGCGAACATGGCGGCGTCGACGAGGAGCGCAGCTGCGACGATCAGCGCCTCGGGGAGGCCAAAAGCACCCCCGACGACGCCGATAACCGCGGGGAGCGGGCCGACGTAGAGAGCGCGACGCGGGTCGACGTCGCCGAGGACATTCCGGGCGGCGAGGTGGGCCGTCACGGAGAGGAACAGCGCGAACAGGACGATCGTCCCCAGCACCGACACCGGCGTCACCGTCTGGAGAAGCATGGGCGACCTACGGGGCGGCAGGTAAAAGTGGTCGCGGAATCGGAACGGGACCGCGGAAATAGGGAGGCCGTCGACCGCTTACGCCAACAGCCCGAGACCGTCGAGCTTCTCGACGATCACGTCGACGGCGGCCGCAGCGTCGTCGGGGCTCGTTCCGCCGGTGATGACGAGCTTCCCGCTGCCGAACAAAAGCGCCACCACGTCGGGCTCGTCGATCCGGTAGACGAGCCCGGGGAACTGCTCCGGCTCGTACTCGATGTGTTCGAGCCCGAGCCCGATCGCGATCGCGTTGAGGTTGAGGCTCTCACCGAGATCTGCGGAAGTAACGATATTCTGGACCGTGATCTCGGGGTCATCGATCGGGATCTGGAGCCCGCGGAGCTCGTCGAACACGATGGCGAGGCTTTCGTGGACGGCGTCGATGGAGTTGGCACCCGTACACACGATCTTCCCGGACCGGAAGATCAGCGCGGCCGATTTCGGGTCCGTGGTGCGGTAGACGAGCCCGGGGAACTGCTCCGGGTCGTAGTCGGCGCCTTCGAGATCCATCGCGACGCTCTGGAGGTCGAGCTCCTGCCCGATCCCCGTGGAGGCAACGACGTTCTCTATCGTGATCGTCTCCTTCGGATCGGTCATTACTACCTCGGTACAGACTTGAAACACGTAAAAAGGTGGCTGGTCGGAACCGCTATCCTCTTGCGACCGGCGGCCCGACTCGGCGGCGTGTACTGGCTCGAACTCGCCGGCGAGGAAGACGCGTTCGCCGCCCGTGAGGCCGCCGTCGCGGCGACCGACGTGGAGCTGCTCGCGCCGGGAGTCGCGAGCGCCGGCAGCGTCGGTCTCGCTCGCGGCGAAGCAGTAGAGGCCGACGGCACCGCGATCCGCCGGCTCGCCTACACCCGCGCCGCCCACGAGGCGATCGCCCGGACCGAGGCCGATCTCGCCGCCGCTGCAGCCGCTCTCGACGCGGCGCCGCTCGACCGGTCGGGCACGGTCGCGGTCCGCGCCCGCAACGTCCGGAACACGACCGACATCTCGACGAGCGCGGCCGAACGGGAACTAGGCGGCGTCCTCGTCGACCGCGGCTTCGACGTCGACCTCGACGACCCCGACCACGTCCTGCGCGCGCTGTTTGCGGCCGGCGAGCGCGACGACCACGAGGCGGTCCCGGGCGCTGACGGCGGCGATTCCGCGGTCTGCGCGCTGGGCTGGGTCGCCGTGGAGGCCGCCCGCGACTTCGCGCCAAAGCCGACCGACCGCCCCTTCTTCCAGCCGGGGAGCATGTCGCCGACCGACGCCCGCGCGTACGCTAACCTCGCCGGCGCGGCGCCCGGACGGACCCTCCTCGACCCGATGTGCGGCACCGGCGGGCTCCCGCTGGAGGCCGGGATCGTCGGGAGCGACGTGATCGCGTGCGATGCTCAGACGAAGATGGTCCGTGGGACGCGCGAGAACCTCCGAGAGTACCTGAACACCGCTTTAGACGATTCCGGTCCTGACTGGCACGTCGCTCGCGGCGACGCCACGGCCCTCCCCCTGCGCGACGACGCGGTCGACGGGGTCGCGTTCGACGCCCCGTACGGCCGTCAGTCGAAGATCGCGCGCCACGAACTCGCGGACCTCGTGGGGGGCGCGCTCGCGGAGGCCGCCCGGGTCGCGTCCCGAGCCGTCGTGGTCGCCGATCGCGACTGGCGCCGCGAGGCGCGCGCGGCCGGCTGGGCGGTCGACGCCGCCTTCGAGCGTCGAGTTCACCGATCGCTCACCCGGCACGTTCTCGTGCTTGATCGCGAGTGAGCGGCGCGGGAACGGCGGCCCGAGAGCGACACCGACCCGAGGCAGTTCCGGGGCAATTGTGACGCGACATCACCGTCCCGAGAGTGAACGATCGGTCGGCGATACCCGGAGGATGAGCGTCGCAGACGACAAGTTTCAGTTTCACTCTCCCCGCGGGTAACGGTTAAGTGGACGGCCTGTCGTGGTGTGCACATGACCGGGGACGCCGGCGGCGACATGCTCTCGTGGGACGAGTCGGTGTTCCGCGACGAGTCGGTGTTCGAGATTGACCACGTCCCCGAGACGTTCCGCCACCGCGAGAGTCAACTGGAGAGCCTGAAGTACGCGCTCCGCCCCGCCGTCCGTGGCTCCCGACCGCTTAACACGATCGTGCGCGGCCCACCCGGCACCGGGAAGACGACCGCGGTCCAGAAGCTCTTCGGCGAGCTCAGCGCCCGGACAGACGTGCGAACGGTCCGGGTGAACTGTCAGGTGGACTCGACGCGGTACGCCGTCTTCTCGCGGCTGTTCGAGGGAATCTTCGACTACGAGCCTCCCTCCTCCGGGATCTCCTTCAAGAAGCTGTTCGGGCAGATCACCGACCGGCTCGTCGAGGAGGACGACGTGCTCGTCGTCGCCTTGGACGACGTGAACTACCTCTTCTACGAGAACGAGGCGTCAGACACCCTCTACTCGCTGTTACGCGCCCACGAGGCGCACTCGGGCGCGAAGATCGGCGTCATCGTCGTCTCCTCCGATCTGGGCCTCGACGTGATCGACGACCTCGACACCCGCGTCCAGTCCGTGTTTCGCCCGGAGGAGGTGTACTTCCCTGTCTACGGCGCAGCCGAGATCTACGACATCCTCTTCGAGCGCGCGAAGCGCGGGTTTCACGACGGCGTCATCGGCGACGCCGAGCTGGAGCGCATCGCGGACTTGACCGCCGAGAGCGGCGACCTCCGGGTCGGGATCGATCTCCTGCGCCGGGCGGGGCTAAACGCGGAGATGCGCGCCTCGAAGACGATCGACGAGGAGGACGTGGAGTCGGCGTACGACAAATCCAAACACGTCCACCTCTCGCGCTCGCTCCGCGGGCTCTCGGAGTCCGAGCGCGCCCTCGTCCGCGTGCTTGCGGAGAACGACGGCGAGCGCGCCGGGACGGTGTACGAGGCGTTTCACGAGGAGACGGACCTCGGCTACACCCGCTATTCGGAGATCATCAACAAGCTCGACCAGCTCGGCGTGATCGACGCCGAGTACGCCGACGTGGAGGGGCGCGGGCGCTCCCGGGAACTCTCCTTAGCCTACGAGGCCGAGACGGTGTTAGACCGGCTGGAGTGAACTCGGCGGCCGCCGACCCTCCTGCGACCCCGACGCCTTTTCAACGGCTCCGCACGCACTCGACTTCATGAAAACGAGCGGCGGGAGCGATGCGGCGAAGCGACGCGCCGGCGAGTCGGCGGCCGAGACGGTCACTGACGGCGAGGTGGTCGGACTCGGCACCGGGTCGACGGCGGCCCACGCGATCCGGCGGCTCGGCGATCGGGTCGACTCCGGCCTCGATATCCGAGGCGTGGCGACCTCCTTCGCGAGCCGGGAACTCGCGGCAGAGTGCGGGATTCCCCTGCTCGACCTCGACGAGGCGGTGGGTTCGGATGCGACCGGGATCGACATCGCGATCGACGGGGCGGATCAGGTCGCGGTCGGCGAAGGGGAGAGTGAGGTCGGTCCCCTCATAAAGGGCGGCGGCGCCGCCCACGCTCGCGAGAAGCTGGTCGACGCGTCGGCCGACCGCTTTCTCGTCGTCGCCGATCCCTCGAAGGAGACGCCGGTCCTCAATCGGTCCGTTCCGGTTGAGGTGCTCCCCGCCGGCCGCTCCGCCGTCGCCGAGGCGGTGCGAGCGGCCGGCGGCGAGCCGACCCTGCGGCGCGCGGAGCGAAAGGACGGGCCGGTCGTCACGGACAACGGGAACCTCGTGCTCGACTGCGCGTTCGGCGAGATCGCCGACCCGGACGCGCTGTCGACGACGCTGTCGACGACGCCCGGGGTCGTCGAACACGGGATCTTCGTCGGCCTCGCGGACGAGGTTCACGTCGGGACGGAGACGGGCGTGCGGGTCGCGAGACGGTGACGGCGGTCCGGTAGATTTTGATCGCGTCCAGATCGACAGACGCGTCGCTCACCGATCAGCGGTCCTGCAAAAAATGAAGAACTGAAAGCGCGTCCGTCTTAGAGGTCGCGAGGCTGGACCGTCTTCCGGTCGTTGGCCTCGGCGCGGCGCGCGGCGTCTTCGAGCAGCTCGTCCACTTCGTCGTCCAGCGCGTCGTAGAAGTCCGAAGCGACGTTCTTGTCGTCCAGCGCTTCCTTGACGGCCGCTTTGACAATAAGGTCTGCCATGCGCTCGACGCTATCCGTCGATAGTTAATAAGAGTTCCTGAATTCGACCGCGAGGTACGCCGTGCCGGCGGTTCGCGGCGGTGTCCCGAAGCGCTCGCTTATAAACCTTGTGAGAGCGGAAGGCGAGCGACGACCGGGACCGCACCAAATCGATAGGTACGACACCGTTCGGCCCGGACGAGCGACCATGCGCGACACGCTTGAGGCGCTCGACGCCGGGGAGATCGGCGTCGCGGAGGCGGAGTCACGGCTCGCGGGCTACGCGACAACGGCGGCGGGACGATTCGACGCCGCCCGCGAGAGACGACGCGGCATCCCCGAGGCGATCCTCGCAGAGGGGAAGACGCCCGCGGAGGTCGCGGCGCTGACGACGACCGCGGTGGAGACGACGGGTCGCGCGCTCGTCACGCGGGCGGACGCGGACGACGCGGCCGCGGTCCGGACGGCGTTCACAGAGGGCCCCGACACCGACGACGAACTGAGCGCGGCCGTCGACCACGACGAGCGGACCGGCACCGTCGTCGTTCACGCGGACGACTTCGAGCGCCCGGACCTCAACGCGACCGTCGCGGTCGTCGCGGCCGGCACCGCGGACGCGGCGGTCGCGGGAGAAGCGGCGGTCGTCGCCCGCGAGATCGGCGCGACGATCGATCGGATCGACGACGTGGGCGTTGCGAACCTCGACCGGATCCTGGACCAGCGCGACCGGATCCGAGAGGCGGACGTGGTCGTGGTCGCCGCCGGTCGCGAGGGGGCGCTCCCGACGGTCGTCGCCGGACTCGTCGCCGCACCGGTGATCGCGCT encodes:
- the radA gene encoding DNA repair and recombination protein RadA — its product is MPEDELEDLPGVGPATADKLVENGFESYQSIAVASPGEMSNTADIGESSASDIINAARDAADVGGFETGATVLERREEIGKLSWQIDEVDDLLGGGIETQSITEVYGEFASGKSQVTHQMAVNVQLPAEHGGLDGGCIFVDSEDTFRPERIDDMVRGLDDDILADEMERREIEGTPNDEEAMEELIAAFLDQIHVAKAFNSNHQILLAEKAKELAGELEESEWPIRIVCVDSLTAHFRAEYVGRGELADRQQKLNKHLHDLMRIGDLFNTAILVTNQVASNPDSYFGDPTQAIGGNILGHASTFRMYLRKSKGNKRIVRLVDAPNLADGEAVMRVQGEGLKPE
- a CDS encoding ACT domain-containing protein; protein product: MFDEILEKFEGSPSQQAVIRLFLERGFSVNEEGRVVSGGIEIPYTGIARELDVDRRVVDSTTDAILADPELKRIFTNISSVPSLMDLAPVLDLTVLTIEVAAAGEAGIVAEVTGILADHGISIRQVLSEDPEFTDDPKLYVITDTDLSGDLLVEIRDLEYVRRVGF
- a CDS encoding ATP-dependent DNA helicase; the protein is MSEAPHLRFFPYEEPYPNQREAMDRVANALDRGQDVLFEGAPGTGKTLSALVPALEHAREHDRTVVITTNVHQQMRQFVEDARAITRETPIRAVVFKGKSSMCHIDVDYQECQTLRDTTREMVETESEVRELETRQRELLAESREGDAGAAEARESVMDELDELEADIDEYDAANVCAHYRNNLVEDTDEFFGWLFEDVRTPEDVYAYADERELCGYELLKEGMEGVDLVVCNYHHLLDPNIREQFFRWIDRDPSEIITVFDEAHNVEDAARDHATRTLTENTLDAALDELTESDDSRAEAAENVVRAFRDALVETRDDALGVGKHESIGENWEDISIANDDRRDDLTLAFLRNYEGKGIDTETELAVQLGQALDEEYERRYRDGETTTRTECQILQAARFVSTWMEEGTELGQYPVVSVRRDGATEEVYGRAELYTCIPRRVTEELFDEVAASVLMSATLRPFDVTKDVLGLEDVASLAYGMGYPEENRRTFAVDTPPLFASERNDPETQETVASLLRDAIRFTPGNTLAFFPSYAEAERYYERLGGADLGSLYLDGPGEDEEKLRRRFVESDDATLFTSLWGTLAEGVSFDGDDARTVVVVGVPYPHLSDRMEAVQDAYNRVFADRDRSRDPGWAYAVEIPTIRKTRQAIGRVVRGPDDFGVRILADRRYTSADMGKYSVRGAFPPEEREELLDLDPEKLKFAMLNFYGDHDAYDGAPPEP
- a CDS encoding DUF7473 family protein, with the protein product MLLQTVTPVSVLGTIVLFALFLSVTAHLAARNVLGDVDPRRALYVGPLPAVIGVVGGAFGLPEALIVAAALLVDAAMFAWSYDQPRRLVVGMTVIHAVITTLLGIVLLGIAVLLAARPG
- a CDS encoding TATA-box-binding protein; its protein translation is MTDPKETITIENVVASTGIGQELDLQSVAMDLEGADYDPEQFPGLVYRTTDPKSAALIFRSGKIVCTGANSIDAVHESLAIVFDELRGLQIPIDDPEITVQNIVTSADLGESLNLNAIAIGLGLEHIEYEPEQFPGLVYRIDEPDVVALLFGSGKLVITGGTSPDDAAAAVDVIVEKLDGLGLLA
- a CDS encoding THUMP domain-containing protein, which produces MYWLELAGEEDAFAAREAAVAATDVELLAPGVASAGSVGLARGEAVEADGTAIRRLAYTRAAHEAIARTEADLAAAAAALDAAPLDRSGTVAVRARNVRNTTDISTSAAERELGGVLVDRGFDVDLDDPDHVLRALFAAGERDDHEAVPGADGGDSAVCALGWVAVEAARDFAPKPTDRPFFQPGSMSPTDARAYANLAGAAPGRTLLDPMCGTGGLPLEAGIVGSDVIACDAQTKMVRGTRENLREYLNTALDDSGPDWHVARGDATALPLRDDAVDGVAFDAPYGRQSKIARHELADLVGGALAEAARVASRAVVVADRDWRREARAAGWAVDAAFERRVHRSLTRHVLVLDRE
- a CDS encoding ORC1-type DNA replication protein; this translates as MTGDAGGDMLSWDESVFRDESVFEIDHVPETFRHRESQLESLKYALRPAVRGSRPLNTIVRGPPGTGKTTAVQKLFGELSARTDVRTVRVNCQVDSTRYAVFSRLFEGIFDYEPPSSGISFKKLFGQITDRLVEEDDVLVVALDDVNYLFYENEASDTLYSLLRAHEAHSGAKIGVIVVSSDLGLDVIDDLDTRVQSVFRPEEVYFPVYGAAEIYDILFERAKRGFHDGVIGDAELERIADLTAESGDLRVGIDLLRRAGLNAEMRASKTIDEEDVESAYDKSKHVHLSRSLRGLSESERALVRVLAENDGERAGTVYEAFHEETDLGYTRYSEIINKLDQLGVIDAEYADVEGRGRSRELSLAYEAETVLDRLE
- the rpiA gene encoding ribose-5-phosphate isomerase RpiA; the protein is MKTSGGSDAAKRRAGESAAETVTDGEVVGLGTGSTAAHAIRRLGDRVDSGLDIRGVATSFASRELAAECGIPLLDLDEAVGSDATGIDIAIDGADQVAVGEGESEVGPLIKGGGAAHAREKLVDASADRFLVVADPSKETPVLNRSVPVEVLPAGRSAVAEAVRAAGGEPTLRRAERKDGPVVTDNGNLVLDCAFGEIADPDALSTTLSTTPGVVEHGIFVGLADEVHVGTETGVRVARR
- a CDS encoding DUF1931 family protein, with the translated sequence MADLIVKAAVKEALDDKNVASDFYDALDDEVDELLEDAARRAEANDRKTVQPRDL
- the larB gene encoding nickel pincer cofactor biosynthesis protein LarB gives rise to the protein MRDTLEALDAGEIGVAEAESRLAGYATTAAGRFDAARERRRGIPEAILAEGKTPAEVAALTTTAVETTGRALVTRADADDAAAVRTAFTEGPDTDDELSAAVDHDERTGTVVVHADDFERPDLNATVAVVAAGTADAAVAGEAAVVAREIGATIDRIDDVGVANLDRILDQRDRIREADVVVVAAGREGALPTVVAGLVAAPVIALPVSTGYGVGGEGVAALEGALQSCSVLTAVNVDAGFVAGAQAGLIARAVDAAGDD